Below is a genomic region from Cloeon dipterum chromosome 2, ieCloDipt1.1, whole genome shotgun sequence.
ttgagaaaaacgCAAATGTCTGTATTTCAGAAGAATTAATGGATTTTTGTGGACTGTGTGATAGCAGTAAATTGAATATAAGGTCCTAAGAAACTAAAAAAGCAAGTAAATAGatgattttatcaatattttaacataaaatctaagcgaaaaatgacaaattttgatattttccagCGCTTGGCGAAATTTGACATTcctccaatttttcaattttccagggAACCACGCccctattttaaattcattggtGCTCTCAgtgaaaacaataattctaGCGATTTGCCCAAGCTAAGTGCCCTTTGTCAAAATTCCACTGAATTCTTATCAAAAACATCGAACTTTACGTTTTTTCTCGCGTATTTCTGCGTAGAACCACtcccccatttcaaaattctctcaAGCTGTCAAGCTACGCCCTATTTCAGCCATCAAGTGATTTTCTAATCAAAAATTGGCAGCTATTTTACTGATTGCACTTAGgacattgaataaaaaaaagaaaccgcGTTTATTCTCCTTAACAgaacaattttcaatgcagTAAAATcgattcatttaaaaacttttgacTTACCGTGCTCGCCCTGCACCGCTTCCTCTGGTTGAAGGTTGCGTTGGTTGGCCtcagcataattttaaatttgtttttgtttttcctgtttattatttacatttaacaCGTGCAAatgatgaattattattaaaattttttcaaaataaattcatcttatcagttttaattatatttagtgTCAATAAGTACTGATTTTTGTCCCTCCCAAAATTCTAATAGAActttcatgaattttattgtCAACAATTGGAATTTGCCTATCAGAATCTTGTGTTCAACTGAGCAAGACTTTTATCGCTCCGCAGTGAACTCGAGGCAAAGaggttcaatttattttcagcacagGAATTGATTTCCATAAAGAAACAGTGTAGGACTGAAGCCTGCGGTTGTATAtagtattttcttttaaaaattagcatggATTCAAGTAAatcaaaatacatttgaatgattttatcTTTTGGATCAAATTTCCAGACtgtttattgaattttctttaaaatacgATCATTTTATATCATACTAATtaggttaatttaaatataaccaAATTGGATAGTGTTTATTTAGCTAGGAgtttgagcaaataaaaaagtcactCATATAGGTAGAAgcacaacaatttatttaacaacacTCGCTGCCTGCACACCCGTGacatttaatgtatttattgctAGTATCAAAAGTGAACAAAGCATAATAACAATCAGGAAATGCAGGAAAAATCCGTTTGGCTCTTCATCTTCCCTCGACGTGCCTCGTTCGATCAACATTTTCTCTATTTCGTGACAATTTGACATTTTGGCATAGTGCAAAGCAGACTTTCCCTTATTGTCCTTTATGTCAATATCGACTTCTCTAGATAGTAGAAATCTGGCGACATTCCatcttttctttttgcaaGCCAGCAACAGTgctgtttcattaaatttgtttttcgcgTCCAAATTATTACACATTCCGCATCTAAAAAGCCGAAGGATAACCTTATCGTTAAGTGCACATTTAATATATAACAATTCTGAATCAGAAGTAAggtcaaaatgattttgtagGGTTGGTAGAGAGTCCAAGCTATCCCAGGAATTTAGGTCTTCCGGCTTCTTTTCCCTCAACAGATCCCAGGATTTCCGGGGTAtctttatgtttttaatactATTTCCTGCTATTGCATAGTGCAAAGCATTCCTTCCTTTGTAGTCtgtcaaagaaaaatctgcaCCGTGTGTTCAAATAACTCTTGAACTAGTTCTATATCGGTTGATTGGACAGCGTGATGCACAGCAGTTCTGCCTTTTTTGTCTTTCATATTTACCTTTGCTTTCTTGTGTAATAGAAATGAGACCGCATGCGAATAGCAGCATTTGCCCGCAATATGAAGTGCGGTTTCCCCTGCTTTATTCACGGCATTGACGTCGACACCAAGCTCTACGAGCCTCTTTATAAACGCAACACTTTCGTGCACAATGGCCACGTGAAGCGCTGTAGATTCTTTTCCGTCCCTGACGTTCAAATCGCCTCCCAGATTGAGCCAAACATTCAGAACTCTCAAATCATTCCTCTTCGCAGCCAAATGTAAACGCGActctccttttttattcttgaatCCTACGTCAATCCCTTGCATCATTAAATAGTCGGTGCAACGCAGCTTTCTTTCCACCGCGATACACAATGCCGTGCGTCCATCCTCGTCCACTGCTTTCACGTCAACTCCCGCTTTCTCAATCAGAAAACGAACAATTTCCATGATATCTCCTTCATTACCGTCACAGTTTCTGAGGTAAATGTGCAACCCAGTTTGGCAACTTCCCACGGGTTTCTCTTTGGCTTCActgtgcaataattttatcatttcgtAGCAATTACGACCGGAGTTTTCGCAGGCATAGTGGAAGGCATTCCAGCCGTTTATGTCCTTTTCCTGGACATTTGCTCCAGAATTTATCAACTTGCGTAGCAGCTCCAGAAACCCGTACTCGGCCGCGCAGTTTAGGGCAGTCTTCCCTCTTCCGTCTTTTTTGTTAACGTCACTTTGGAGCATCAGAAAAAAGTCACAGTAGATATCATCTGCATCTTCTGGTTTTCCAATCGGCATCAAACTATTTAAATCGGCACCTGCTTCATCCACAATCCACCGGCACAGGTCCAAAGATTCACTCTCCACTGCCAAATGCAGTGGACTTTCTGCTGATTCAACTttcatgtttttcatttctggATACTTCTCTAGCAAGTATTTCGCGACGTCTGTGTGTTCTTCGAAAACTGCACACTTGAAAGCAAACCACTTCTCTTCCAACTCGGCTTGCAGGCTGTCGATTTGCCCCTCCAAGAGGAACTTGACCAGGTCCAGATGACCAAAGCGAGCAGACACAGTTAGAGGAGTGCAATATAACATTGAATCATCTCCACTTTGAGCCACTTTTGCACCATGATTGAGAAGAACCTTGACGCATTCAATGTTGCCGTTTTCGCATGAGATGTACAGAGGGTTTTCTCCGGAAAAATCTTGGAAATCGGTTTCTAGGGATTGGTATATCAACTTTGATATATCAACtttgatatgatatttcaaatatcatatcaatatcaaCCCTGATATCAGAAATATCATATCATGGTGATATTGATATCAAAGTTGGATATCAAAGCTGATATTTTAGccgaaaaaatactttttgagCTCACTTTTTCGTCTTTTTCTTGAAGTTTTCCAATTTCCAACCAACCTTTTTTGTGCCGGTGTGGCTGTGTCGTTGTCAATGTCAATATCGTTGTGTAACGTGTCACAGtcacaaaatatgaaaatatggGCGGGCATGACTTGCATGGGTGTGGGCGTTACCGTAAACAAAGGCCCGGCCGTGATCAGCCGGGATCGGGATACACAAACACAAGTACTACGACAACTTCACTTCACCTTGTTGTTGTTGGCCTGCTAATGGCCTTACCTTAATGTAAGTCAAATATCATTCGTTAAATACTACATATTGCTTCAAGTGAAAggcatttcaatatttgtattgaatttatatttattccattcCAGCAGTTATGAAAGCcatgaaaattaggaaaaattgcTGGTGTGAATGTCATCTTGCTTCTGCTAAACGCTGGCGAGCCGAACGGAAAAAGCGCAATGCCCAAGCTAATCGACTGCTTATTGCACTGATTATCCTTGCTAATATTCCAATTAGTCTGGTTGAATCTGAAATATTCAGACGTTTTGTGAATTATTTGGCTCCTTGGTACCAAGTTCCTTGGAGGAAAACGGTAAGTTCCTTATTTGAAGTTTCATACAAGATAGTTGCCATATGACCAATGACCAATTTCGTAGTTCAACAAAATCTTGGACCACACTTACATCTCAGggcaaaaatttatgaaaaaagagTTAGAAGGGAAGACAGTCTCTTTAACTCTTGACCTGGCAACTGTTTTGAACTCAACAAGACATTTCATTGTTTGCTCTGTGCACTACCTGGCAGGTTGGTAAAATTTGTGGGAACtattgaacatttatttatttcaattgtaaTTAATGTTTCAGACCGCAGCTCAAACATCATGAAATGTTGCACACTGTATGTAAGCCAAATGACGCAAAGGAGCACATCAGCCGACATCTGCAGGTCTTTGAACACAGCGTTAGTAGAGTTTGGAGTTGACGTGGACCAGGTCATTTCGACTTGTACGGATAGAGGTGCTAACGTCTTGAAAGCGTGCAAAGACCTATTTGGAGAAAACAAGGTCACATCTTGCGTTTGTCATTTGGCTGATAACGTCGTGCAAGATTCTCTCTACTCACTACCTATTGTTTACGCATTATTGAAAGACGTGAAACAAGTAAGTTattctctgaaaataaaattgattagtgTTGCAATTATATTAGGCCTTGATGTTTCTTCAAGTTTgcttttggtaaaaaatagttaaattcgttaaattaattcacctacaaaaaa
It encodes:
- the LOC135937113 gene encoding uncharacterized protein LOC135937113, yielding MKAMKIRKNCWCECHLASAKRWRAERKKRNAQANRLLIALIILANIPISLVESEIFRRFVNYLAPWYQVPWRKTFNKILDHTYISGQKFMKKELEGKTVSLTLDLATVLNSTRHFIVCSVHYLADRSSNIMKCCTLYVSQMTQRSTSADICRSLNTALVEFGVDVDQVISTCTDRGANVLKACKDLFGENKVTSCVCHLADNVVQDSLYSLPIVYALLKDVKQIAGFIKRSPTAANLLRTFQMQTGKTYSACLMPIQSVRTRWNSTLACIRRYIELHHHIKKVLSHPSLNSSKTKPPGVPDVAVASLSEMASVLIPFEELTKTFSSSTRMRSSAVVASIKGLILKIESTSLTEPVAKSLKEKLLLKLNEKKAAIEGNKVFCAANLVDPRYSSKQFFKILNASQTESK
- the LOC135937345 gene encoding putative ankyrin repeat protein RF_0381, giving the protein MLYCTPLTVSARFGHLDLVKFLLEGQIDSLQAELEEKWFAFKCAVFEEHTDVAKYLLEKYPEMKNMKVESAESPLHLAVESESLDLCRWIVDEAGADLNSLMPIGKPEDADDIYCDFFLMLQSDVNKKDGRGKTALNCAAEYGFLELLRKLINSGANVQEKDINGWNAFHYACENSGRNCYEMIKLLHSEAKEKPVGSCQTGLHIYLRNCDGNEGDIMEIVRFLIEKAGVDVKAVDEDGRTALCIAVERKLRCTDYLMMQGIDVGFKNKKGESRLHLAAKRNDLRVLNVWLNLGGDLNVRDGKESTALHVAIVHESVAFIKRLVELGVDVNAMRNV